One segment of Phaeacidiphilus oryzae TH49 DNA contains the following:
- a CDS encoding metal-sensitive transcriptional regulator — translation MATTEPQATDESRRACHAPDPGEPKPPFGYTARKDEHIRRLRRIEGQVRGLQRMVEDDTYCIDILTQVSAGTKALQAFALSLLEEHLQHCVAEAMEEGGPAAQAKIEEATAAIARLLRT, via the coding sequence ATGGCGACGACCGAGCCGCAGGCGACCGACGAGAGCCGCCGGGCGTGCCACGCGCCCGACCCCGGGGAGCCGAAGCCGCCGTTCGGCTACACCGCCCGCAAGGACGAGCACATCCGCCGGCTGCGCCGGATCGAGGGCCAGGTCCGCGGGCTGCAGCGGATGGTCGAGGACGACACCTACTGCATCGACATCCTCACCCAGGTCTCGGCGGGCACCAAGGCCCTCCAGGCCTTCGCCCTCAGCCTGCTGGAGGAGCACCTCCAGCACTGCGTCGCCGAGGCGATGGAGGAGGGCGGCCCCGCCGCCCAGGCCAAGATCGAGGAGGCCACCGCCGCGATCGCCAGGCTCCTGCGCACCTGA
- a CDS encoding DUF47 domain-containing protein — translation MRIRLTPRETSFYDMFAASADNLVTGSKLLLELLGADIAARPEIADRMRAAEHAGDDCTHAIFHQLNSSFITPFDREDIYSLASSLDDIMDFMEEAVDLVVLYDIQQLPKGIEQQIEVLARAAELTASAMPQLRTMENLTEYWIEVNRLENQADQIHRKLLAHLFSGEYEAIEVMKLKQIVDILEEAADAFEHVANTVETIAVKES, via the coding sequence GTGCGCATTCGTCTGACCCCTCGGGAGACGAGCTTCTACGACATGTTCGCCGCATCGGCGGACAACCTCGTGACCGGATCGAAACTCCTGCTGGAACTCCTGGGCGCCGACATCGCCGCGAGGCCGGAAATCGCCGACCGGATGCGGGCCGCCGAACACGCGGGCGACGACTGCACCCACGCGATCTTCCACCAGCTGAACTCGTCCTTCATCACGCCGTTCGACCGGGAGGACATCTACTCACTGGCCTCGTCGCTCGACGACATCATGGACTTCATGGAGGAGGCCGTCGACCTGGTCGTCCTCTACGACATCCAGCAGCTGCCCAAGGGCATCGAGCAGCAGATCGAGGTGCTGGCCAGGGCCGCCGAGCTGACCGCGAGCGCGATGCCGCAGCTGCGCACGATGGAGAACCTCACCGAGTACTGGATCGAGGTCAACCGCCTGGAGAACCAGGCCGACCAGATCCACCGCAAGCTGCTGGCGCACCTCTTCAGCGGTGAGTACGAGGCCATCGAGGTCATGAAGCTCAAGCAGATCGTGGACATCCTGGAAGAGGCGGCGGACGCCTTCGAGCACGTGGCGAACACGGTGGAGACCATCGCCGTCAAGGAGTCCTGA
- a CDS encoding inorganic phosphate transporter, with the protein MEIFGLVLTVLVAFTFAYTNGFHDSANAIATSVSTRALTPRAALAMAAVMNLAGAFLGEGVAQTVSKGIIDTPSGSQGMVILFSSLVGAIAWNLLTWYFGLPSSSSHALFGGMVGAALAGGTGVIWKGVWEKIVLPMVLSPVVGLIVGFLLMLAILWVFRRANPHRAKRNFRVAQTVSAAAMALGHGLQDTQKTMGVVVMALTISGHYGGHSIPAWVKVTTALVMALGTYAGGWRIMRTLGRRIIELDPPQGFAAEATASSILYFTAYVFKAPISTTHVITSAIMGVGATKRIRAVRWNVGKNIVLGWVITMPAAGVVAALIYWIASAIVL; encoded by the coding sequence GTGGAGATCTTCGGACTCGTCCTGACCGTCCTGGTCGCCTTCACCTTCGCCTATACCAACGGGTTCCACGACTCGGCGAACGCGATCGCGACCTCGGTGTCGACCCGGGCGCTGACCCCCCGGGCGGCGCTGGCGATGGCGGCGGTGATGAACCTGGCCGGCGCCTTCCTCGGCGAGGGCGTCGCACAGACCGTCAGCAAGGGCATCATCGACACGCCCTCCGGCAGCCAGGGGATGGTGATCCTCTTCTCCTCGCTGGTCGGGGCGATCGCCTGGAACCTCCTCACCTGGTACTTCGGCCTCCCCTCGTCCTCCTCCCACGCCCTCTTCGGCGGCATGGTGGGGGCCGCGCTGGCCGGTGGAACAGGGGTGATCTGGAAGGGCGTCTGGGAGAAGATCGTCCTGCCGATGGTGCTCTCGCCGGTGGTGGGGCTGATCGTCGGATTCCTGCTGATGCTGGCCATCCTGTGGGTCTTCCGGCGGGCCAACCCGCACCGGGCCAAGCGCAACTTCCGGGTCGCGCAGACGGTTTCGGCGGCGGCGATGGCGCTCGGCCACGGCCTCCAGGACACCCAGAAGACGATGGGCGTCGTGGTGATGGCGCTCACCATCTCCGGGCACTACGGCGGCCACTCGATCCCGGCCTGGGTGAAGGTGACGACCGCGCTGGTGATGGCGCTCGGCACGTACGCCGGCGGGTGGCGGATCATGCGCACGCTGGGCCGGCGGATCATCGAGCTGGATCCGCCGCAGGGGTTCGCGGCGGAGGCGACGGCCTCGTCGATCCTGTACTTCACCGCGTATGTGTTCAAGGCGCCGATCTCCACCACCCATGTGATCACCTCGGCGATCATGGGTGTGGGGGCGACCAAGCGGATCCGCGCGGTGCGGTGGAACGTGGGCAAGAACATCGTGCTGGGCTGGGTGATCACGATGCCGGCGGCGGGGGTCGTCGCCGCGCTGATCTACTGGATCGCCAGCGCGATCGTCCTCTGA
- the pstB gene encoding phosphate ABC transporter ATP-binding protein PstB: MAKRIDVSGLNAYYGGTLAVEDISMTVEPRSVTAFIGPSGCGKSTFLRTLNRMHEVIPGARVEGKVLLDDEDLYASGVDPVAVRRTVGMVFQRPNPFPTMSIRDNVAAGLRLNGVRNRKMIDEAVERSLRGANLWNEVKDRLDKPGAGLSGGQQQRLCIARAIAVEPAVLLMDEPCSALDPISTLAIEDLIDQLKERFTIVIVTHNMQQAARVSDRTAFFNLAAVGQPGRLVEIDSTEKIFSNPSVPATEDYISGRFG; the protein is encoded by the coding sequence ATGGCCAAGCGCATCGACGTCAGCGGCCTGAACGCCTACTACGGCGGCACCCTCGCCGTCGAGGACATCTCGATGACCGTCGAGCCCCGTTCGGTCACCGCCTTCATCGGCCCCTCGGGCTGCGGCAAGTCCACCTTCCTCCGCACCCTGAACCGGATGCACGAGGTCATCCCCGGGGCCCGGGTGGAGGGCAAGGTCCTCCTGGACGACGAGGACCTCTACGCCAGCGGGGTCGACCCGGTCGCCGTCCGGCGGACGGTCGGCATGGTCTTCCAGCGGCCGAACCCGTTCCCCACCATGTCCATCCGCGACAACGTCGCCGCCGGTCTGCGCCTCAACGGCGTCCGCAACCGGAAGATGATCGACGAGGCGGTCGAGCGCTCGCTGCGCGGCGCGAACCTCTGGAACGAGGTCAAGGACCGCCTGGACAAGCCGGGCGCCGGCCTCTCCGGCGGCCAGCAGCAGCGTCTCTGCATCGCCCGGGCGATCGCGGTGGAGCCGGCCGTCCTCCTCATGGACGAGCCCTGCTCCGCGCTGGACCCGATCTCCACCCTCGCCATCGAGGACCTGATCGACCAGCTCAAGGAGCGGTTCACGATCGTCATCGTGACCCACAACATGCAGCAGGCGGCGCGGGTCAGCGACCGCACCGCCTTCTTCAACCTGGCCGCCGTCGGCCAGCCGGGCCGCCTGGTCGAGATCGACTCCACCGAGAAGATCTTCTCCAACCCGTCCGTCCCGGCCACCGAGGACTACATCTCCGGCCGCTTCGGCTGA
- the pstA gene encoding phosphate ABC transporter permease PstA yields MVAQTLAPEGRLSLRQRRLPRWTPWLSAVASIALGIAVGAGAGLHSKIQWGLIAVVIFLGGQWVLSAAVEGRRQARDRLATNLVWSAFILAVIPLIALLWYTIQQGASHINADFLTHSMNGVLATDTTGGLYHALIGSLEQIALSTVIAAPIGVLTAVYLVEYGNGSRLAKAVTFFVDVMTGVPSIVAGLFVLSFWIILLNLPYSGFAGSIALAILMMPVVVRSTEEMLRLVPNELREAGLALGVPRWKMIIRVVIPTALGGIVTGVMLAIARITGETAPVLLLVFGSQVINTDPFNNPQQNLPLFVYQEYALGTTQSEAKAWAGALVLIAVVMILNLVARGIARWKAPKAAGR; encoded by the coding sequence ATGGTTGCCCAGACCCTCGCCCCCGAAGGGCGCCTGTCGCTCCGTCAGCGCAGGCTGCCGCGCTGGACCCCGTGGCTCTCCGCGGTCGCCTCGATCGCCCTCGGCATCGCCGTCGGCGCCGGCGCCGGTCTCCACAGCAAGATCCAGTGGGGCCTGATCGCCGTCGTGATCTTCCTCGGCGGGCAGTGGGTGCTCTCCGCCGCCGTCGAGGGCCGCCGGCAGGCCCGCGACCGGCTGGCCACCAACCTGGTCTGGTCGGCCTTCATCCTCGCCGTCATCCCGCTGATCGCGCTGCTCTGGTACACGATCCAGCAGGGCGCCTCGCACATCAACGCGGACTTCCTCACCCACTCGATGAACGGGGTGCTGGCCACCGACACCACCGGCGGCCTCTACCACGCGCTGATCGGCTCGCTGGAGCAGATCGCCCTGTCCACCGTGATCGCCGCGCCGATCGGCGTGCTGACCGCGGTCTACCTGGTCGAGTACGGGAACGGCAGCCGGCTGGCGAAGGCCGTGACCTTCTTCGTGGACGTGATGACCGGCGTGCCGTCGATCGTCGCCGGCCTCTTCGTCCTCTCCTTCTGGATCATCCTGCTCAACCTGCCGTACTCCGGCTTCGCCGGTTCGATCGCGCTGGCCATCCTGATGATGCCGGTGGTCGTCCGGTCGACCGAGGAGATGCTGCGGCTGGTCCCCAACGAGCTGCGCGAGGCGGGCCTCGCCCTGGGCGTGCCCCGCTGGAAGATGATCATTCGCGTGGTCATCCCGACCGCGCTCGGCGGAATCGTCACCGGTGTGATGCTCGCCATCGCCCGGATCACCGGCGAGACCGCCCCGGTGCTGCTGCTGGTCTTCGGCAGCCAGGTGATCAACACCGACCCGTTCAACAACCCGCAGCAGAACCTGCCGCTCTTCGTCTACCAGGAGTACGCCCTGGGGACCACCCAGTCCGAGGCCAAGGCCTGGGCCGGAGCGCTGGTGCTGATCGCGGTGGTGATGATCCTCAACCTGGTCGCCCGCGGGATCGCCCGCTGGAAGGCCCCCAAGGCCGCCGGCCGATGA
- the pstC gene encoding phosphate ABC transporter permease subunit PstC, translated as MEIPRTPSRHGPAPGADLTGNRPQSPQAPQPSGQQPADSPSAPTPAPAPAASPQPAAPDAGVGAAPDAVPPLAVDTRPRRRGVRLGDTLFFNASRGSGILLLVIMAAIAVFLIYRAVNAISADHGNFITTFEWSPDLTPPHFGIAVLAFGTLVSSAIAMVIAVPIALGIALFISHYAPRRLAQPLGYLIDLLAAVPSIVFGLWGALFLAPHMLGVNTWLNQYFGWTYIFRQQSPGSAPRSLFTVSIVLAIMILPIVTAVSREVFRQVPRAHEEAALALGATRWEVVRTAVLPFGRSGVISASMLGLGRALGETMAVAVVLSPSFVLSGHLTDPGGGTIAQNIASQFNEAGPMGRDALIASGMVLFVITLLVNGAARLIIARRKDYSGANA; from the coding sequence ATGGAGATTCCCCGCACTCCCTCGCGCCACGGACCGGCGCCGGGAGCCGACCTGACCGGTAACCGGCCCCAGTCCCCGCAGGCCCCGCAGCCCAGCGGGCAGCAGCCGGCCGATTCGCCGTCCGCCCCGACCCCCGCCCCGGCGCCCGCGGCATCGCCGCAGCCCGCCGCCCCGGACGCCGGCGTCGGCGCCGCCCCGGACGCCGTCCCCCCGCTCGCCGTCGACACCCGCCCCCGCCGGCGCGGTGTCCGCCTCGGCGACACCCTGTTCTTCAACGCCTCCCGCGGCTCCGGCATCCTGCTGCTGGTGATCATGGCCGCGATCGCGGTCTTCCTGATCTACCGCGCGGTCAACGCCATCTCGGCCGACCACGGCAACTTCATCACCACCTTCGAGTGGAGCCCGGACCTCACGCCGCCGCACTTCGGCATCGCGGTCCTGGCCTTCGGCACGCTGGTCAGCTCGGCCATCGCGATGGTCATCGCGGTGCCGATCGCGCTCGGCATCGCGCTGTTCATCTCGCACTACGCCCCGCGCCGGCTGGCCCAGCCGCTCGGCTACCTGATCGACCTGCTGGCCGCCGTGCCCAGCATCGTCTTCGGCCTGTGGGGCGCGCTCTTCCTGGCGCCGCACATGCTCGGCGTGAACACCTGGCTGAACCAGTACTTCGGCTGGACGTACATCTTCCGCCAGCAGTCGCCCGGCTCGGCCCCGCGCTCGCTCTTCACCGTGTCCATCGTGCTGGCGATCATGATCCTGCCGATCGTCACCGCGGTCAGCCGCGAGGTCTTCCGCCAGGTGCCGAGGGCCCACGAGGAGGCCGCGCTGGCCCTCGGCGCCACCCGCTGGGAGGTCGTCCGCACGGCGGTGCTGCCCTTCGGCCGGTCCGGAGTGATCAGCGCCTCGATGCTCGGCCTCGGCCGCGCGCTGGGCGAGACCATGGCGGTGGCCGTGGTCCTGTCGCCCAGTTTCGTGCTGTCCGGCCACCTCACCGACCCGGGCGGCGGCACCATCGCGCAGAACATCGCCTCGCAGTTCAACGAGGCCGGGCCGATGGGCCGGGACGCGCTGATCGCCTCCGGCATGGTCCTCTTCGTCATCACCCTGCTGGTCAACGGCGCCGCACGGCTGATCATCGCGCGCCGCAAGGATTACTCGGGGGCGAACGCCTGA
- the pstS gene encoding phosphate ABC transporter substrate-binding protein PstS, with product MKLQRNGRTKALAIGTLAVVGSLTLAACGSDNNSNASSGSSSAASGSAASASCGSGQLLAAGSTAQKNAMDIWSRDYQQQCSGTTINYQGTGSSAGRASFLSGKLSFAGSDAAMKADEIAKSKSACGGQGQAINLPMVGGPIAIGYNLPGVKNLVLDAPTLAKIFSGKIKTWNDPAIKKLNPSASLPSTAIQTFHRSDGSGTSANFTAYLKAAAGSDWSYGANSNWPAPGGQAAQGSSGLAAQVKQVAGSISYFEMSYATASGITTASLDNGSGSPVAISTAAAAKSLANAKVIGTNGDLALQLDYADKTPGAYPLSLVTYEIVCDKGNKSSTLPALKGFLNYAASDAGQQAVTSAGYMQLPASITDKLKTAISSLK from the coding sequence GTGAAGCTCCAGCGGAACGGCCGGACCAAGGCCCTCGCCATCGGAACCCTGGCGGTCGTCGGCTCGCTGACGCTCGCGGCGTGCGGTTCTGACAACAACTCCAACGCCTCCAGCGGGTCGTCCTCGGCAGCCTCCGGCAGCGCCGCCAGCGCCTCTTGTGGAAGCGGTCAGCTCCTCGCCGCCGGCTCTACCGCCCAGAAGAATGCGATGGACATCTGGTCGCGGGACTACCAGCAGCAGTGCTCCGGCACCACCATCAACTACCAGGGCACCGGATCCAGCGCCGGCCGCGCCAGCTTCCTCTCCGGCAAGCTCTCCTTCGCCGGCTCGGACGCCGCCATGAAGGCCGACGAGATCGCCAAGTCCAAGTCCGCCTGCGGCGGCCAGGGCCAGGCGATCAACCTGCCGATGGTCGGCGGCCCGATCGCGATCGGCTACAACCTGCCCGGCGTGAAGAACCTCGTGCTGGACGCCCCCACCCTGGCCAAGATCTTCAGCGGCAAGATCAAGACCTGGAACGACCCGGCGATCAAGAAGCTGAACCCCAGCGCCTCGCTGCCGTCGACGGCCATCCAGACCTTCCACCGCTCGGACGGCTCCGGCACCAGCGCCAACTTCACCGCGTACCTGAAGGCCGCCGCCGGCAGCGACTGGAGCTACGGCGCCAACTCCAACTGGCCGGCCCCCGGCGGCCAGGCCGCCCAGGGCTCCTCGGGCCTCGCCGCCCAGGTGAAGCAGGTCGCCGGCTCCATCTCCTACTTCGAGATGTCCTACGCCACCGCCAGCGGCATCACCACCGCCTCGCTCGACAACGGCTCCGGCAGCCCGGTGGCGATCTCCACCGCGGCCGCCGCGAAGTCCCTGGCGAACGCCAAGGTCATCGGCACCAACGGCGACCTGGCCCTGCAGCTCGACTACGCCGACAAGACCCCGGGCGCGTACCCGCTGTCGCTGGTGACCTACGAGATCGTCTGCGACAAGGGCAACAAGTCCTCGACGCTGCCCGCGCTGAAGGGCTTCCTGAACTACGCCGCCAGCGACGCCGGCCAGCAGGCCGTCACCTCGGCCGGCTACATGCAGCTGCCGGCCTCCATCACCGACAAGCTCAAGACCGCCATCAGCAGCCTGAAGTGA
- a CDS encoding LolA-like protein codes for MAEGHQQNRAYRHRAAGTAGTAAAAAAAVLAAVGLLAGCSAGQGGSGGSGAGATGTGPGGTGGSAGGDSALVSSDHLAADPLTAVRNAADNTGHSGSVQDATTLRTVSADKHVTLKGTGGYDYTSRTGQLVVDLPAGGKLTEVVTPGTVYMLNRSNAVPAGKWVKLDVRELSDGNLVSSGATNPVDAASALRGATSATKVGTERIGGVAATHYTGTLDLARAAQATGGPSGYGLSSGARAFTDKQVPYQVWLDPHGRILRVVEVFTFARTAGSSKPADQVRVTSQSDFSGFGEAVRPSVPSASEIYTGPAKK; via the coding sequence GTGGCCGAGGGACATCAGCAGAACAGGGCATACCGACACCGGGCGGCCGGGACCGCCGGGACCGCAGCGGCCGCCGCAGCCGCCGTGCTGGCCGCGGTCGGCCTGCTGGCCGGCTGCTCGGCCGGGCAGGGCGGCAGCGGCGGCAGCGGCGCCGGCGCCACGGGCACCGGCCCGGGCGGGACCGGCGGGTCCGCCGGCGGCGACAGCGCGCTGGTCAGCTCGGACCATCTGGCCGCCGACCCGCTGACGGCGGTCCGCAACGCCGCCGACAACACCGGCCACAGCGGCTCGGTGCAGGACGCCACGACCCTCCGCACGGTCTCCGCCGACAAGCACGTCACCCTGAAGGGCACCGGCGGCTACGACTACACCAGCCGCACCGGGCAGCTGGTGGTCGACCTGCCCGCCGGCGGCAAGCTCACCGAGGTGGTCACCCCCGGCACGGTCTACATGCTCAACCGCAGCAACGCCGTGCCGGCTGGGAAGTGGGTGAAGCTGGACGTCCGCGAGCTCTCCGACGGCAACCTGGTGAGCAGCGGCGCCACCAACCCGGTGGACGCGGCCTCCGCGCTGCGCGGGGCGACCAGCGCGACCAAGGTCGGCACCGAGCGGATCGGCGGGGTCGCCGCGACCCACTACACCGGCACCCTGGACCTGGCGAGGGCCGCCCAGGCGACCGGCGGGCCCTCGGGCTACGGCCTGTCCTCCGGCGCGCGGGCGTTCACCGACAAGCAGGTGCCGTACCAGGTCTGGCTGGATCCGCACGGGCGGATCCTGCGGGTGGTCGAGGTGTTCACCTTCGCCAGGACGGCGGGCTCCAGCAAGCCGGCCGACCAGGTGCGGGTCACCTCGCAGAGCGATTTCTCCGGCTTCGGCGAGGCCGTGCGCCCGAGCGTGCCCTCGGCTTCGGAGATCTACACCGGCCCGGCCAAGAAGTAG
- a CDS encoding FAD-dependent oxidoreductase → MPVEPAEPATDTAAAAERPSRRAALRWGTGLGLAVAGAGPALAGCSSAHARGSAAGASAPSSADGTPGAGPGGAASTRGTAAAAASGPSTADWNALARELPSGALVRPGDRRYSSASHLFQPQFDGIHPSGVAYVRSTHDVAACIGFARRFRLPIAARCGGHSYAGWSGSTGLVVDVSALNGISARSGEAVIGAGARLIDVYTGLAAHGATIPAGSCPTVGVTGLTLGGGVGVTGRAYGLTCDSLTSAEIVTADGRVRTASASAEPDLFWALRGGGGGNFGIVTSLGFRTHPAESCSYAFLNWPWSRAAAVVEGWQRWAPSAPDALWANLHLACSEKGVLSVSVGANLLGGSTTELENHLTSLVRDVGAEPSSRVVNSRPYLATMQVMGGVLGWSEAQAHLPGGLPGQNPAGRVVRQSYAARSDVFTRTLPTAGAKALAAAVERYARSGAVAAGGSAAVAFDVLGGAIGRVRAQDTAFVHRNGLFIAQYIANYPSRLNGSVVSRSHAWLDGTWSAMRPYASGQAYQNYLDPRLAKWRQAYYGANAARLATVKHQYDPGRLFTFPQAI, encoded by the coding sequence ATGCCGGTGGAGCCCGCTGAACCCGCGACCGACACCGCCGCGGCGGCCGAACGGCCGAGCCGGCGCGCGGCGCTCCGCTGGGGCACCGGCCTGGGGCTGGCCGTCGCGGGCGCGGGCCCGGCGCTCGCGGGCTGCTCGTCCGCGCACGCCCGCGGCAGCGCGGCCGGCGCCTCCGCCCCCTCCTCCGCGGACGGCACGCCGGGGGCGGGGCCGGGCGGGGCCGCGAGCACCCGCGGCACCGCGGCCGCCGCCGCCTCGGGCCCGAGCACCGCCGACTGGAACGCGCTCGCCCGCGAACTGCCCTCCGGCGCACTGGTCCGCCCCGGCGACCGGCGGTACTCCAGCGCCTCGCATCTCTTCCAGCCGCAGTTCGACGGCATCCACCCGTCCGGTGTCGCCTACGTCCGCAGCACTCACGACGTCGCCGCCTGCATCGGCTTCGCCCGCCGCTTCCGGCTGCCGATCGCCGCCCGCTGCGGCGGCCACAGCTACGCCGGCTGGTCCGGCAGCACCGGTCTGGTGGTGGACGTCAGCGCCCTCAACGGCATCTCGGCGCGCAGCGGGGAGGCGGTGATCGGGGCCGGCGCCCGGCTGATCGACGTCTACACCGGGCTGGCCGCGCACGGCGCCACCATCCCGGCGGGCTCCTGCCCGACCGTCGGCGTCACCGGTCTGACCCTGGGCGGCGGCGTCGGGGTCACCGGGCGGGCGTACGGGCTGACCTGCGACAGCCTGACCTCGGCTGAGATCGTCACGGCGGACGGGAGGGTGCGGACGGCGAGCGCCTCCGCCGAGCCCGACCTGTTCTGGGCGCTGCGCGGCGGCGGGGGCGGCAACTTCGGAATCGTCACCTCGCTCGGTTTCCGCACCCACCCGGCCGAGTCCTGCTCCTACGCCTTCCTGAACTGGCCGTGGTCGCGGGCGGCGGCGGTGGTCGAGGGCTGGCAGCGCTGGGCGCCCTCGGCACCGGACGCGCTGTGGGCCAACCTCCATCTGGCCTGCTCGGAGAAGGGCGTGCTGTCGGTCAGCGTGGGGGCCAACCTCCTCGGCGGGTCGACCACCGAGCTGGAGAACCACCTCACCTCGCTGGTCCGGGACGTCGGCGCGGAGCCCTCCTCACGGGTCGTCAACTCGCGGCCGTACCTGGCGACCATGCAGGTGATGGGCGGGGTGCTGGGCTGGTCGGAGGCGCAGGCCCATCTGCCGGGCGGCCTGCCCGGACAGAATCCGGCGGGCAGGGTGGTCCGGCAGTCGTACGCGGCCCGCTCGGACGTCTTCACCCGCACCCTGCCGACCGCGGGCGCGAAGGCGCTGGCGGCGGCGGTCGAGCGGTACGCGCGCTCCGGCGCGGTGGCGGCGGGCGGGAGCGCGGCGGTCGCGTTCGACGTGCTGGGCGGGGCGATCGGCCGGGTCCGCGCGCAGGACACCGCGTTCGTCCACCGCAACGGCCTCTTCATCGCCCAGTACATCGCCAACTACCCGTCCCGGCTCAACGGTTCCGTGGTCTCCCGCTCGCATGCCTGGCTGGACGGGACCTGGTCCGCGATGCGTCCTTACGCCAGCGGCCAGGCGTACCAGAACTACCTCGACCCCCGGCTGGCGAAGTGGCGCCAGGCGTACTACGGCGCGAACGCCGCCCGCCTGGCGACGGTGAAGCACCAGTACGACCCGGGACGGCTGTTCACCTTCCCGCAGGCGATCTGA
- a CDS encoding WXG100-like domain-containing protein, with protein sequence MSVVALDPPSEVVQFLQFIGIDWPSINEDSVREVAKLVDEFADNLKNTHADATQAMQRANEAYQAASYEQMMQRWVDMSNNHLNELTEACHVASTALHAAADYIVAQKGVAIAELVALAASFIADQAAAVATFGLAEAAEAAIVYAGKKAIKFLEQQVEQYIMGELLEAGIKQLEPVIERAVEGFVFKAVGSALGVPTAPGGAGGGAAGSGYRIHPEQLRQHAAIVHSHADAFSQHAEAFSTKMSALDFG encoded by the coding sequence GTGAGCGTTGTGGCACTGGACCCACCGTCCGAGGTCGTGCAGTTCCTGCAGTTCATCGGGATCGACTGGCCGTCGATCAACGAGGACTCGGTGCGCGAGGTGGCGAAGCTGGTCGACGAGTTCGCCGACAACCTGAAGAACACCCACGCGGACGCCACCCAGGCGATGCAGCGCGCCAACGAGGCCTACCAGGCGGCCTCGTACGAGCAGATGATGCAGCGCTGGGTGGACATGTCGAACAACCACCTCAACGAGCTCACCGAGGCCTGCCACGTGGCCTCGACCGCGCTGCACGCCGCCGCAGACTACATAGTCGCCCAGAAGGGCGTGGCGATAGCCGAGTTGGTGGCCCTCGCGGCCTCGTTCATCGCCGACCAGGCCGCCGCGGTCGCCACCTTCGGCCTCGCCGAGGCCGCCGAGGCGGCCATCGTGTACGCCGGCAAGAAGGCCATCAAGTTCCTTGAGCAGCAGGTCGAGCAGTACATCATGGGCGAGCTGCTGGAGGCCGGCATCAAGCAGCTGGAGCCGGTGATAGAGCGGGCCGTCGAGGGCTTCGTCTTCAAGGCCGTGGGCTCCGCGCTGGGCGTCCCGACCGCGCCGGGCGGGGCCGGCGGCGGCGCGGCGGGCTCCGGCTACCGAATCCACCCGGAGCAGCTGCGCCAGCACGCGGCCATCGTCCACTCCCACGCCGACGCCTTCAGCCAGCACGCGGAGGCCTTCTCGACGAAGATGTCAGCCCTCGACTTCGGCTGA
- a CDS encoding SUKH-4 family immunity protein, with product MLTAVEWQRVVDTEPRGALVRFRREFAERVWSDPEDVRFATEIGVCHSDGLFQAFTSVIDRDPETDDSCVTEADEVPEPVDTPKGRLQQLGWMMGGRTFVSLDDGTIWRSAPDLGVDHELVNSDLSSLAYVLYKVMAEAPTRTEELPSPEDWEGAENLIREDTRRWDPVPFSDADGFWSRFLDEYQMYY from the coding sequence GTGCTGACAGCGGTCGAGTGGCAGCGGGTGGTCGACACCGAGCCGCGGGGTGCGCTGGTCAGGTTTCGTCGGGAGTTCGCCGAGCGGGTGTGGAGCGATCCGGAGGACGTCCGGTTCGCCACCGAGATCGGGGTCTGCCACTCCGACGGGCTGTTCCAGGCCTTCACCTCGGTGATCGACCGCGATCCCGAGACCGACGACAGCTGCGTCACCGAGGCGGACGAGGTCCCGGAGCCCGTGGACACCCCCAAGGGCCGGTTGCAGCAGCTCGGTTGGATGATGGGCGGGCGTACCTTCGTCAGTCTCGACGACGGCACGATCTGGCGGAGCGCCCCGGACCTGGGCGTGGACCACGAGCTGGTCAACAGCGATCTGTCCTCGCTGGCCTACGTGCTCTACAAGGTGATGGCGGAGGCGCCGACGCGCACCGAGGAGCTGCCCTCCCCGGAGGACTGGGAGGGGGCCGAGAACCTGATCCGCGAGGACACCAGGCGCTGGGACCCGGTGCCGTTCTCCGACGCGGACGGCTTCTGGTCGCGCTTCCTCGACGAGTACCAGATGTACTACTGA